The Pectinophora gossypiella chromosome 10, ilPecGoss1.1, whole genome shotgun sequence genome contains a region encoding:
- the LOC126369999 gene encoding uncharacterized protein LOC126369999 yields the protein MLKKCGLLLTFFAISRAQLPTSESLDKTLDMYEHHVNVSLDLEKQDYDKIKAWSEDFQVKMVDITTRFRMAMIKHQRHYFKPRAANERWMYCLDQQRNRTTKSEQVYYLKENMCLKQASSSDEQKRDAISQVGREIRKWRRSYRYLNNLCYTNNPDNIEKAGVCFIQYMERDRYIYAFQRLINLRIVLVDELYKSMQITLDNLERCLNTQFSKYLERVRNTMEVLNSCYGVDGVGISGFKDKNK from the exons CTACCAACATCAGAATCTCTAGACAAGACTTTGGACATGTATGAGCATCATGTCAACGTGTCTCTAGACCTTGAGAAGCAAGACTATGATAAGATCAAGGCCTGGAGCGAAGACTTCCAGGTCAAGATGGTGGACATCACCACGAGGTTCCGGATGGCCATGATCAAGCACCAGCGGCATTACTTCAAACCGCGAGCAGCGAATGAGAGA TGGATGTATTGTCTGGACCAACAACGGAACAGAACAACGAAATCCGAACAAGTGTACtatttgaaggaaaacatgtgCCTCAAACAAGCCAGCTCTTCTGATGAGCAGAAGAGAGATGCCATATCTCAAGTTGGAAGAGAA ATTCGGAAATGGAGGAGAAGCTAcagatatttaaataatttatgttatacGAACAATCCTGATAACATTGAAAAAGCAGGTGTTTGTTTTATacaatat ATGGAAAGAGACAGATACATCTACGCGTTCCAAAGACTGATCAACCTCCGCATAGTCCTTGTCGACGAATTATATAAATCCATGCAAATTACACTGGATAATTTGGAACGATGCTTAAATACACAGTTTTCAAAATATTTGGAAAGAGTCAGGAATACTATGGAGGTGCTGAATAGTTGCTATGGTGTGGATGGCGTTGGAATATCAGGGTTCaaggataaaaataaataa